The genomic segment GGGCAGGGTTCCGGTTCCATCGGTTCGCCGTCCCATTCTGGGTCGTTGAAATGATGGTGGGCCTTCACGAAGTCGTAGATCGTGAAATAGCCCTTGCCGTCATAGAGGCGGGTGCCCCGACCGATGATCTGCTTGAACTCGATCATGGAATTGATGGGCCGCATCAGGATGATATTGCGGACGTTGCGGGCATCCACGCCGGTCGAGAGTTTTTGCGAGGTGGTCAGGATGGTGGGGATGGTCTTTTCGTTGTCCTGGAAGTCGCGCAGGTATTGCTCGCCCCGTGCGCCGTCGTTGGCCGTGACCCGGTGGCAATAGTTGGGGTCGGTGCCGGTCTTGGTTTGGTTGATGAGGTCGCGCACGGCCAAGGCGTGTTCTTGGTTGGCGCAGAACACCAGGGTTTTTTCCCGCTGGTCGATCTGGGCCATGAAGATTTCGACCCGCTTCCGCTCCCGTTCCATGATTTCGATGTTCTTGTTGAAGTCGGCTTCGGTATAGCGTTTGTCCGCCTCGATTTGGCCTTCGACCACGGTGTCGTCGGCGGCATAGACGTATTCGTCCAGCGTGGTTTCGATTTGCTTGACCCGGAACGGAGTTAGGAAGCCGTCGTTGATGCCGTCCTTGAGCGAGTAGGTGAAGACCGGTTCGCCGAAATAGGCGTAGGTGTCCACGTTGTCCTTGCGCTTGGGGGTGGCGGTGAGGCCGAGTTGGACGGCGGGGGCGAAGTAATCGAGGATGCCGCGCCAGTTGCTTTCGTCGTTGGCTCCGCCTCGGTGGCATTCGTCGATGATGATGAAGTCGAAGAAATCGGGGGGATAGTCGCCGAAGTAGGGCGAGGGTTGGCCGTCCTTGGGCGGGCCGCTCATGAAGGTTTGGAAGATGGTGAAGAACAGGCTGCCGTTTTTCGGCACCCGGCCTTTCTTGCGGATGTCGCCGGGTTCGATGCGGACCAAGGCGTCTTCTTGGAAGGCGGAAAAGGCGTTGTACGCCTGGTTGGCTAGGATGTTGCGGTCAGCGAGGAACAGGACGCGCGGGCGGCGGGTCGGCTCGCTTTCCTGGGTCCAGTCCGCCAGGTTCCACCGGCTGCGGAATAGCTTCCAGGCGATTTGGAAGGCGATGAAGGTTTTGCCGGTGCCGGTGGCGAGGGTCAACAGGATGCGGTTGCGGCCTGCGGTCAGCGCCCCCAGTACCCGTTCGATGGCGATGTCCTGGTAGTAGCGGCTTTGGAAGTAGCCGCCGCGGTCCTCGAACGGCACGGCGGCGAAGCGGTCGCGCCAGAGGTTGTGTTGGGTGAAGGCGCGGTTCCAAAGTTCGGACGGGGTGGGATACCGCGCCGTCTTGCCCTCGGCCCCGGTCTGCATGTCGATGGCGTAGATGCCCTGGCCGTTGGTGGCGTAGGCGAAGCGGACGGTGAGCTTGCCCGCGTAATCCTTGGCCTGCCCGACGCCTTCGGTGAGGGGTTTGTCCCAGGCTTTGGCTTCGATGACGGCCAGTTTGGTGTTGCGGTATTCCAGCACGTAGTCGGCGCTGAGCGCCCTGCCGCGTTGGCCGTGGCCTTCGATGCGGCCCAGGGTGATGGGGTATTCGCGGCGGATGCGGCTGTCGGGGACCACGCCCCAGCCCGCCGCCTTCAACGCGGGGTCGATATGGTCGGCGCGGGTTTCGGCTTCGTTCATTGGGAGTCTTGGGGTGGGCGGTTTGGACTACCCTGGCCCGGTGAACTCCGATAGCAGCAGGGCTTCAGCGGGTGGCAGGATGCGTAGGCCCAATGATAGCGCACTGTCCCGCAAATCGAGCAAGTCCTTGTCGCCTGTCACCAGCCAGGGGGTGGGCACGGCTAGCGCGGCGTGGATGAACTTGTCGTCGTCTGGATCGCGGCTGTAGGTTTGGGAGGCGATTTCCTCTGGCACCTCAACCCACTTCGCGGAAGCGTTCAGTTCGCTTAGCAGGCGTTTCCGGCGTTCGATGGGTAGGTAGCGGTCGAACTTGGGTTTCCAGATGCGCGACTCGAATTCCGCGAAGGTTGCTTCCGAAACCACTAGCCGCCTACCTGCCAGCAATCTATCCACCAGTTGCGCGGGGGTTCCCTGCGGGGCGAGGGCCGCGCTCAGGAGTACGTTGGTATCGACGACGACCCACGTCCTGGGGTCAACTTTCATCGGCCAACAGTTCGGCCAGCTTCTCTTCGGTCAGCCCGGCAGCGGCGGCACCCTCGGCGCATTCCTTGAAGGTGTGGCGCAGCCGATCCGCATAGAAGGCCCGCATCGCTTCGTAGTCCTCCGCGCTGACCATGACGCCGACCACGCGGTTGTGGCGGGTGACTTGCACTGGCCCGCGCTGGGCGCGGTCGAGCAGTTCGCCGAAGCGGGTCTTGGCTTCGTTGGCGGTGAAGGTTTGCATCGTGGTGCCTCTGGGTCCGTGGGGTAATTGGGCCAGTTTAGGCGAATCGTTCGATTTAGACCATTCGCCATCGCTTGCGGGTCAAAGCTGGCCGGTGAAGGCTTGATGCAGCAGGGTTTTTTTCAACTCGTCCAGGGCGGCTAGTTTCTGGCGGTAGATGGATTCTAGGCGTTGAATTTGTTTTTGAATATCATCAATTTTTTTCACGACTTCCATTTGCTCTTCTAAATCAATTGGGTATCTAATTACAACTTCTCTGATCTCTTGCAAATGAAGATTTGGAACCCCGATGCCTTTTAATCGTTTATTGAATTGATATTTAGCAACTGGCGAGTTCATGAAGTGAAGTAAAAACCTTGGGATAACAAATCCAAGAGTTCGTATTAATGCCAGACTAACATAAATATCAAAAACGACATCTCGATCAACTATGGCTGCAACACCTGTAGTTCCATTTTTTGCTAACAAAATATCGTTAACCTTGGGAGCCACACGTTTATGCATCTCAACATGCTGCTTAATATCAATGTATTTGATGTCATCCCAATTTATTTTTCCGCTAGTTACATTTCTAGAGGATAGGAAAATAATACCATTATCAAAATAGGTTGGTGTTTGGTGAGTTCCATCTGTGATTTTCTCACAAACATCTTGTAATCGTTTTTCCGTCCATCCTTCACTCTGCTGAGTAAAAACAGATTGCAGATGACTTTCAAACAGGGCGCGGGCGTTCTGTAGGTTCCTTTCCGCGTTGGCCTTGGCGGTGGCGATGCCGTCGAAGGCTTCGTCTAGGATGGCGACTATGCGCTGTTGTTCTGAAAGCGGAGGAACAGGAATTTTATACTGTTCAATAAAATCTTTACTAACCCGCTTATGCCCAACAGCGCCACTCATCCGCTCCGCGCCTTCCCGCCGGAAAGAATCACGCGAAAGAAAGTAGTAAAGCCAATCTTTATTCACTGACGAGCTTGGGCGAAATACTATATATTCGCTTGAACCGAATCCAATACCATTGCTTAAATTTTCAGCAATTCCTAGTTTTCCGTTCTCAAAGCAAGGCGTTATTTTAGCGAGCAGAACATCGCCATCCGCAAAATAGGTATAGCTTCCAATAACTTCCAACAATGGCTTCGTTTGCGTGGGAACTAATAATTTTTGTTCTATTCCCAAATCTTCCATTGGCACAAACGAAACTAAGTCCGTCTCGGAAAGCTGGCGACGAACCTCAGACTTTGGTGGTTTTATCTGACATACATCAGCTAGTGATTTTAGCTGCCAACCCGTTTTCATCCCAACAACTCCCGAATCCCCGCCAATACCTCCGCACTCTCCGCATCCAGCGCCACAATCTCATCCATGATGTCCTGCGGGCTGCGGTGGGTAACAACATCGCCGCCGTTGGGATTCTTCACCGAAAGATCAAAAGTCGCCGGGTCGATATTCGCTATGTCCACGCTCCAACTCTTGGGCGAATCGGCAAACGTCCTTTGCAACTCGACGAACTCGGCCAGGTCGGCATCGTTCAACGGGTTGGTCTTGCCCAGGTTGCGACCGGGATCAAGCTGGTAATACCAGACCTTCCGGGTCGGCGTGCCCTTCTCGAACAACAGCACCACGGTTTTCACCCCCGCGCCCTGGAACGTGCCGCCGGGACAATCCAGCACCGTGTGCAGGTTGCAGCTTTCCACCAAGAGCTTCCGCAGGCTCACCGAAGCGTTGTCGGTGTTCGACAGGAAAGTATTCTTGATGACCACACCGGCCCGCCCGCCCACCTTGAGCATCTTCACGAAGTGTTGCAGGAACAGGAACGCCGTTTCCCCGGTGCGGATCGGGAAGTTCTGCTGGACCTCCTTGCGCTCCTTGCCGCCGAAAGGCGGATTGGCCAGGATCACCTCCATGCGGTCCTTGTCCTGGATGTCGGCCAAACTCTCGGCCAGGGTGTTGGTGTGGACGATGTTCGGCGCTTCGATGCCATGCAGGATCATGTTCATGATCGCGATGACATAGGCCAGCGACTTCTTCTCCTTGCCGTAGAAGGTGCGCTCTTGCAGGGTCTTGAGGTCCGCCGTGGTCAGATTGGGCTGGGCCTTGAGATAGTCGAAGGCTTCGCACAGGAAGCCCGCCGAACCGACCGCGCCGTCATAGATGCGCTCGCCGACCTTGGGCTTTACCACCCGCACGATGGCCCGGATCAACGGACGCGGCGTGTAGTATTCGCCGCCGTTGCGCCCGGCGTTGCCCATATTCTTGATCTTGGCCTCGTAGAGGTGCGATAGCTCGTGCTTCTCGGCCTTGGAGCCGAAGCGCAATTCGTCGATATAGTCGATGATCTCGCGCAGGTTATAGCCGCTGTGAATCTTGTTTTTGATCTCGCCGAAAATCTCCCCGATCTTGTATTCGAGGGTGTTCGGCCCGCTGGCCCGCTGCTTGAAGCCGTGCAAATAGGGGAACAACTGCCGGTCTACGAATTCCCGCAGGTCGTCGCCGGTGATGGCGCGGTTATGGTCGATTTTGCCCTCGGGGGTTTTCGGCGCGGCCCAGTTCTCCCAGCGGAAATGTGGCCTTTCGATGATGTAGGCGTAGGACCGGCCTTCCATCTCGGCTTCCAAAGCCTTGTCCTGCTCCAGGCCGTCCAGGTATTTCAGGAACAGCAGCCAGGAAGTTTGTTCGGTGTAATCCAGTTCGGTGGTGCAACCGGCCTCTTTGCGGAGAACGTCGTCGATATTTTTGAAGGCTTGTTCAAACATGCGGGGGGTAATCACTCGGGAGGAAAAAAGGCCGGTTCACGGCCAAAGGCGCTTTACTTGCAAGAAAGTAATGATGTAAACATGTTGATTTTATTCATCCACCGTGGGTACATCGTACTTGCGGAAAAGATCGTTGAGCGATTCGGCAATCAGCGCTTGCAAGCTGGTTCCGGTCTTGGCCTGGATGAGGCGCAAGCTGGCTTTGTAGTCCGGCGAAAGGTAGGCCGTGATGTTGGTTTTGCCCTCGCGGCTCGGTGCCATGTAGCCCTGCGTGGTCCCGGATGTCGGAGCGGCCTGGGATGCGTTCGGCGTTTTCTGCGTGCCTTTCAGCGCCTCTTGCAAGGCTTGCATGTTCTTAGCCATGTTTACATGTTCTCGTGTTGAGTGATGAACTTGTAAAGCCGGTCGATTTCATCGGCGGCTTTGCCGTCCGGGTCCAATTCCTGGGGCGTGCTGCCGGTGGTCGGCGCTTCGGCGTAGCTGCCACGGTGGCAGAGGTGGAACGGGCAAACCTTGAACCCGGTGGTTTGCTCGATCATGGCCTTGGCGTCCTCCGCTTGTTTCCTGGCCTGGGGGTGTAGGCCATTGAGGATCACATAGGCCGGGGTATCCCCAGCCACTCGCAATAGGTCGCGCACGCCGGGCAAGGTCTCAAGGTCGAATATCTGCGGCCTAACCGGGATCAAGACCAGGTGCGCGGCGCGGGCCGCTTCCACGGCGGCGCTATCGGATTTGCCGGGGGTGTCGATGATGACGAACTCCGCGCCATAGGTCCGGGCGGTTTCGAGGGTTTGCTTGAGGCGGCTGACCGGCGCGGCGATGACGGCGGGATTTTCCCCGGTCCTCCGGTCTTTCCAGTTCGCCGCGTTCGCCTGGGGGTCGAGGTCGATAATCACGGCGGCTTGGCCCGCCCTGGCTGCCGAAACGGCCAAGCATAGGCTGGTGGTGGTTTTGCCGGTGCCGCCTTTCTGTCCGACGATGGCCGTGACGAACATTCTATCTTCTCAAGATGTGAACATGTTCATCATCTAACAACATCGGGTTTGGCGCTGTCAAGTAGGGTTAGGGTGGGTCGGATATTTCGCGAAATATTATGCCCCTTATGGGCGCGGGCGCGTGGGTGGTTGTGGTTCGGTCAACTGCTTGAGGATGCGGGCGATGCCATGAACAAGGATTTCATGTTGTCGCAGGTATGGCTGTAGGCCGATGATGGTTTCTTGGTCCAGCCACAGGTGCAGGCATTCTTGCCCCGCCTCTTTTCGCCGCTGGCGGTGGTTGCGGATGCGTTCGGCGTTAGTGGTAGGTAGAGCGCCGGGGCGGGGCTTGGTGTACAGGTGGGTCATTGGCTATTCCTCCGTGACGATGCCGGTGCCTTCGGTGGCCTGCCGGGCTTCGCTTTGGCTGGCGAGTATGCGGGAAACGGTGCTTTGGTGGATGCCGAGCGCCGCCGCAATGGCCCGCTGTGAAAGACCGGCAGCCCGCAATGATGAAACGTCCGATGAAACGTTTGGTGATGCGTTGTCAAAAGTGCGTTCTTTGTATTCGGGTCTGCCTCCCGTCTTTAGGGTTTGGTGTACCTGTTGTCTGTGGACTTCCACCGTCTTTGCGATTTCAGCTTGCCGCAAGCCTTCGGCGCTTAATCCTTTGATGCGCTCGCGTTTTTCTTGGGCGCGGGCTTCGTATTCCTCGCGGCTCATGGCTCCGGCCTTGTGGCGTCGCCGCTGTGCTTTTTCCTCGGTGCCGATGATCGTGGTCAGTTTTTTTTCTTCTTCCGGGGTGACTTCCAGCAATTTCAGCAGGTAGGCGTTTGTCATGCGGTATCGGTTCGGTACGCGCCGGCCTTCCCAGACTGGAATCACTATGCCGCCTTGGTCGAGTTTTAAACGGTCGATCACCGCCTTGACTCGGCTCGCCTCGTATTTCTTGGGGTTCAGGAAATGTTCTTGGGCGAAGTCTCGCAACTCCACTTTCAGTCTGTTTTCGTCGCCGATGTACCACGTCAGCGAGGTCGCAACGGCAAAGAGCATTCGTGACCGGCAATCCTTGAGTTTGCCGCCGCGCAGCTTCGCCAAGGTTTCGTAATCGCTGAGCCGTGCCCGGTGCAGCAAATATGGACCGAGCAGGCTTTTCGCTTGCTTTTCCGATAGCTTCCGGGTCTGTTCTTGGCTTGTTGGTTTCGGTGTGGACGTTTCGCTTTGGTTGGCATGGCCCAGCGTTTCTTTAGCTGTTGGGCTTGGTTTGCGATTTCCGGTTTCCTTGTGGTCCGGTGCGGCTTTCGGTGTTTCGATGGCCCGCAGGGTTCCAGCATATCCCAGCACGGCCCGGCGGATTTCATCGAATGCCACGGGTATTCCGGTTCTGTAACCGGTGACTTCGCGCCTGTTTTTCTGATTTGTCCCGCCCACAATGCGGAGAACCCGCGTTGCGTCCCGGCACGCTGGATCGGCCCCGAAGTCCTTGAACATCGCTATCAGGCAATCCATGACTTGTTGCCATTGCGCGAGGTTGGTGGGTGGTAGCGGTTTATCGAATACCCACTCGAAATATGCGCCGCGCCCGCTTGAAATCACCAGCGTGGGCATGGGTAGCGTGGGGTATCTGGCTTGTGCCCTGTCGAGCAATTCCATTGGACCGACCCGTTTTAACCGCGGGTCTTTGTAGAAATCGAGGTCCACCCACAGGGTGGGCAGGGCGGCGACTTGGCCCAGCATACGGCGGTGATGGAACCCGGACTGCGAAAAGTACAGGTCCATCCTGTCGAAGCCGGGGGCCATTTCCATGACGAAACGGGTTTCCTCGGGCGGGAATGTCCGTTCGTGGGGTTTGCCTTCGATGGGAATCGATAGATAGGCCACTTTCGTTGAATGTCCACCGTGTACGGTGTCGAAATGCTCGCGTGGCCCGATAGCGGGCGCGGGTGGTCCGAATAGATCGAGGATGGCGGCGGCGTTCATAACTGCCTCCTGCGCCAAGGTGAACCTAAAACTGCAGGATTTTGGATGCGGCTATCCCGTCCCGGCTTCTGCCGGGCATCGTTTGGTTTTTGCATGGCTGCCCCCCATCAAGCGGCTTGGGCCGGATGGGCTTGGGGCTTGCGGGGAGGGGTGGTCAAGAGCGTCCACACGTCATTACGGCGGACCCGCACTGACTTGGTGCCGCTGTAAACCGCCTCAATCTGCCCTTGCTCGATGGCTTGAATGAGTCGGGGGCGGGAAATGGGCAGTTCACGCACAGCGGTGGAAATGGAAATCCAGTCGGAATCTTTACGATTCATAGAGTTACCTCACAGAGGAGTGAGGCTTACACAACAAAAACGTGCGGGGGGATTCTTTTGTGGGGTGTGAATTCGCTATAATCCACGGTACTCGCCAAATTTGGCGGGTCGGAGATAGGCAACCGTTCCACGGTAAAACCTAATCCGCGCTTTTGAGAGGGTAAGCCCCTTGATTGCAAAAACCATGGACCCCGCTTTCGCATTCTGTAGTTCGCCTGAGAAACTGGCTACAGAATGCGGGGCGGGGTCTAAACGTTTTAAGCCCCGCAAGCAGGATGACGATATTATAACGCCCTGTACGGTTGACACAAAATATTGAAAAATTTGTGCTGGGTGACCCATTATCTTGTACCTACCCAACAAAAACCGCCCGCTGATTACAAATCAGCCGACCCAGCCGGATAGGAAGCATTATTCTTTGGGCCGGTCCTTGCCCTCCACATGGGCCAGCGCCACCTTGATGATGGCTTGCCAGTTGATGCCGCCACGAATGCCAGGATATTCCCGTTTCAAGGCATCCGCATTGTCATTATCAAGCCACAGATAAACCTGTTTCTTGCCCTCGGATTGGCGCTTTTCCGCATATTTTCTCTGACGGTCTGCGCCTGTTTGTGTTTTGCTCAAATATTCCATGGTCCTTTGTTCATTTCCTTGAGATAGCTCGGCTATCCGGTCAAGTATCTTCCCGGCTACTTTTGGGTCCATCATGCCGCCTCTGCGATATTTTTAACGGTTTGAGGATGCCACGTCTTGCCCCTCGGTTTCATGTCGCGGGCCTCAAGCTCTGCGGCGATTTTCGGGTAGCTCATGCCGCCCTCGCGCAATAGCTTCACCAGCCGGATAACCTCCTGCTCAGCTTCGTCGTCTACGAGGGTTTTCCCGTCTTCGCTCAGGCGCTTGCCGTAGGGAATCGACCCTCATCACCTATCAATTTCGCATGGCCGCGCAAAAGGCGGGCAAAGGCATGTCGTTTTGTAGGCGTCGCTTTAGGTAGCGCAAGCCCCGGGTGAACCAGGAAACCAAGCTGCGGCGGAGCTTCCTGAAGCTCCAGTGTCCGGCATCGGTTTGCGACCAGGCTTTTTTTCGAGCGGCGTTGGACGGTCCGAGGCGTCGTCCCGCCCGACCTGGACGCACCACCACATGGCCAGCGACATGACGAGGATCAGGCGTTCCAAACGGTCGGCGTGTTCCAGTTGCGAATCCTCCAACCCGAAGCCCCGGCCCTTGAAATCCGAGAACATGGGCTCGATGGACCAGCGCGCCGCGTAGTCCAACACCGCCGCCCGCGTGGGGGCGCAGTCCATCGCGATGATCCAGGGCTCGGGATGGCCGGGTTCGTGGAGGATGCCCACGTGGGTCATCACCCCGTGCGCGAACAGCCGCACTCCCGGCAGATAGCGTTCCTCCGCGCCCCGCGCCAGTCCGCCCGTGGTGGTTTCCTCCCCTTCGCCGGTGTCCGCCAGCACATTGCCTTTCAACCGCAGCCGATAGCCCCAGCCCCGCGCGCCCAGCCAATCGAACAAGGCCACCGAGGGGTAGAACCGGTCCGCCGAGAGCAATACGTCCGCCCCCGGCGGCAGCCAGGCCAGGACCCGCTCCAACACCCGCTCCTGGCCCTCGAAACCGATATTGGCCGGCCCCTCTTCCGCCACCCAGGCCAAGGGCAGCGCCCGGTCGCCGACCCGCACGCCCACCATCAGCACCGCCATCCGGTCCCCGAGGTCGGTCTGGTCCAGGCTCAACTGCACGGTCTGGCCGTTCCGCGCGGCCCGGGCGAGTTCGGCCCGCGCGAACGGCTCCATCACCACCGCCGACCCCAGCAGCGGATTCTTCAACAAGCGCCTCAGCCATTGCTCGCGCATGTCCTGCCTCTCCGTCGGCAAGGGCAGCAGGTTCGCCAACTCCACCGTGTTCGGCGTCCGCCCCTCGATCATCGCCCCCACCGCCAGCGCCAGCTTCCCGACCACCGTCTTGCGCAGTCCAGGAAGGGCCTGTTCCAGCCCACGCCCTACTTCCTCGGCCAGTTTCTTTACAGTTCCCATCGCTTCGTCAGTCGAAATTCGTTCCGGCCTTCAAGCCTACCCGAAAATTGATAGGTGATGAGGGAATCGACCCAACCCGTCCACCCTGTGCTTTCTTGTGCTGTAAGGCGTTGCTGGTGCGCTCGCTGATTTGGTCCCGCTCGAATTCGGCCATGACGGCCAGCATACGGAAGACCATCTTCCCGGCGGCGCTGGTGGTGTCGATCTTCTCGGAAATGGAAACGAGGTCGGCCCCGGCCTTGGTCAGCCGTTCGGAAACCTCGATGGTGTGCTTGGTGGACCGCGCCAGCCGGGAC from the Methylomagnum ishizawai genome contains:
- the hsdR gene encoding EcoAI/FtnUII family type I restriction enzme subunit R, with the translated sequence MNEAETRADHIDPALKAAGWGVVPDSRIRREYPITLGRIEGHGQRGRALSADYVLEYRNTKLAVIEAKAWDKPLTEGVGQAKDYAGKLTVRFAYATNGQGIYAIDMQTGAEGKTARYPTPSELWNRAFTQHNLWRDRFAAVPFEDRGGYFQSRYYQDIAIERVLGALTAGRNRILLTLATGTGKTFIAFQIAWKLFRSRWNLADWTQESEPTRRPRVLFLADRNILANQAYNAFSAFQEDALVRIEPGDIRKKGRVPKNGSLFFTIFQTFMSGPPKDGQPSPYFGDYPPDFFDFIIIDECHRGGANDESNWRGILDYFAPAVQLGLTATPKRKDNVDTYAYFGEPVFTYSLKDGINDGFLTPFRVKQIETTLDEYVYAADDTVVEGQIEADKRYTEADFNKNIEIMERERKRVEIFMAQIDQREKTLVFCANQEHALAVRDLINQTKTGTDPNYCHRVTANDGARGEQYLRDFQDNEKTIPTILTTSQKLSTGVDARNVRNIILMRPINSMIEFKQIIGRGTRLYDGKGYFTIYDFVKAHHHFNDPEWDGEPMEPEPCPRCDSYPCQCEKKPPRPCPACGQRPCECEKSPCPECFQRPCACRKKVKVELADGKERNIRHTLETTFWHPDGTPMTAQQFLEALFGKLPEFFKDESELRSLWSAPDTRKRLLEGLAEKGFGRDQLVAMQKVIDAEKSDLFDVLAHVAYALPPLTREERASKAKVIISTHFNSKQQVFLDFVLSHYVSVGVEELDQTKLTPLLHLKYGSTADAVADLGREIGQVFSGFQKYLYQDVA
- a CDS encoding putative toxin-antitoxin system toxin component, PIN family, with the protein product MKVDPRTWVVVDTNVLLSAALAPQGTPAQLVDRLLAGRRLVVSEATFAEFESRIWKPKFDRYLPIERRKRLLSELNASAKWVEVPEEIASQTYSRDPDDDKFIHAALAVPTPWLVTGDKDLLDLRDSALSLGLRILPPAEALLLSEFTGPG
- a CDS encoding type II toxin-antitoxin system Phd/YefM family antitoxin, with product MQTFTANEAKTRFGELLDRAQRGPVQVTRHNRVVGVMVSAEDYEAMRAFYADRLRHTFKECAEGAAAAGLTEEKLAELLADES
- a CDS encoding restriction endonuclease subunit S is translated as MKTGWQLKSLADVCQIKPPKSEVRRQLSETDLVSFVPMEDLGIEQKLLVPTQTKPLLEVIGSYTYFADGDVLLAKITPCFENGKLGIAENLSNGIGFGSSEYIVFRPSSSVNKDWLYYFLSRDSFRREGAERMSGAVGHKRVSKDFIEQYKIPVPPLSEQQRIVAILDEAFDGIATAKANAERNLQNARALFESHLQSVFTQQSEGWTEKRLQDVCEKITDGTHQTPTYFDNGIIFLSSRNVTSGKINWDDIKYIDIKQHVEMHKRVAPKVNDILLAKNGTTGVAAIVDRDVVFDIYVSLALIRTLGFVIPRFLLHFMNSPVAKYQFNKRLKGIGVPNLHLQEIREVVIRYPIDLEEQMEVVKKIDDIQKQIQRLESIYRQKLAALDELKKTLLHQAFTGQL
- a CDS encoding N-6 DNA methylase; the encoded protein is MFEQAFKNIDDVLRKEAGCTTELDYTEQTSWLLFLKYLDGLEQDKALEAEMEGRSYAYIIERPHFRWENWAAPKTPEGKIDHNRAITGDDLREFVDRQLFPYLHGFKQRASGPNTLEYKIGEIFGEIKNKIHSGYNLREIIDYIDELRFGSKAEKHELSHLYEAKIKNMGNAGRNGGEYYTPRPLIRAIVRVVKPKVGERIYDGAVGSAGFLCEAFDYLKAQPNLTTADLKTLQERTFYGKEKKSLAYVIAIMNMILHGIEAPNIVHTNTLAESLADIQDKDRMEVILANPPFGGKERKEVQQNFPIRTGETAFLFLQHFVKMLKVGGRAGVVIKNTFLSNTDNASVSLRKLLVESCNLHTVLDCPGGTFQGAGVKTVVLLFEKGTPTRKVWYYQLDPGRNLGKTNPLNDADLAEFVELQRTFADSPKSWSVDIANIDPATFDLSVKNPNGGDVVTHRSPQDIMDEIVALDAESAEVLAGIRELLG
- a CDS encoding ribbon-helix-helix domain-containing protein, yielding MAKNMQALQEALKGTQKTPNASQAAPTSGTTQGYMAPSREGKTNITAYLSPDYKASLRLIQAKTGTSLQALIAESLNDLFRKYDVPTVDE
- a CDS encoding AAA family ATPase; the encoded protein is MFVTAIVGQKGGTGKTTTSLCLAVSAARAGQAAVIIDLDPQANAANWKDRRTGENPAVIAAPVSRLKQTLETARTYGAEFVIIDTPGKSDSAAVEAARAAHLVLIPVRPQIFDLETLPGVRDLLRVAGDTPAYVILNGLHPQARKQAEDAKAMIEQTTGFKVCPFHLCHRGSYAEAPTTGSTPQELDPDGKAADEIDRLYKFITQHENM
- a CDS encoding helix-turn-helix domain-containing protein, with translation MNAAAILDLFGPPAPAIGPREHFDTVHGGHSTKVAYLSIPIEGKPHERTFPPEETRFVMEMAPGFDRMDLYFSQSGFHHRRMLGQVAALPTLWVDLDFYKDPRLKRVGPMELLDRAQARYPTLPMPTLVISSGRGAYFEWVFDKPLPPTNLAQWQQVMDCLIAMFKDFGADPACRDATRVLRIVGGTNQKNRREVTGYRTGIPVAFDEIRRAVLGYAGTLRAIETPKAAPDHKETGNRKPSPTAKETLGHANQSETSTPKPTSQEQTRKLSEKQAKSLLGPYLLHRARLSDYETLAKLRGGKLKDCRSRMLFAVATSLTWYIGDENRLKVELRDFAQEHFLNPKKYEASRVKAVIDRLKLDQGGIVIPVWEGRRVPNRYRMTNAYLLKLLEVTPEEEKKLTTIIGTEEKAQRRRHKAGAMSREEYEARAQEKRERIKGLSAEGLRQAEIAKTVEVHRQQVHQTLKTGGRPEYKERTFDNASPNVSSDVSSLRAAGLSQRAIAAALGIHQSTVSRILASQSEARQATEGTGIVTEE
- a CDS encoding recombinase family protein gives rise to the protein MPYGKRLSEDGKTLVDDEAEQEVIRLVKLLREGGMSYPKIAAELEARDMKPRGKTWHPQTVKNIAEAA
- a CDS encoding transposase, whose amino-acid sequence is MGTVKKLAEEVGRGLEQALPGLRKTVVGKLALAVGAMIEGRTPNTVELANLLPLPTERQDMREQWLRRLLKNPLLGSAVVMEPFARAELARAARNGQTVQLSLDQTDLGDRMAVLMVGVRVGDRALPLAWVAEEGPANIGFEGQERVLERVLAWLPPGADVLLSADRFYPSVALFDWLGARGWGYRLRLKGNVLADTGEGEETTTGGLARGAEERYLPGVRLFAHGVMTHVGILHEPGHPEPWIIAMDCAPTRAAVLDYAARWSIEPMFSDFKGRGFGLEDSQLEHADRLERLILVMSLAMWWCVQVGRDDASDRPTPLEKKPGRKPMPDTGASGSSAAAWFPGSPGACAT
- a CDS encoding recombinase family protein; translated protein: MKAIGYIRVSTQGQADEGISLEAQRAKIAAWADLNGYELAGIFEDAGISGTKADRPGLVAALAAVGKGDALVVYSLSRLARSTKHTIEVSERLTKAGADLVSISEKIDTTSAAGKMVFRMLAVMAEFERDQISERTSNALQHKKAQGGRVGSIPSSPINFRVGLKAGTNFD